In Nostoc sp. CENA543, a single genomic region encodes these proteins:
- the pgk gene encoding phosphoglycerate kinase, whose amino-acid sequence MSKKTLASLSAADISGKRAFVRVDFNVPVDDQGNITDDTRIRAALPTIQDLTQKGAKVILASHFGRPKGVDDKLRLTPVAKRLSELLGQEVVKTDDCIGDDVAAKVAALQNGQVLLLENVRFYKEEEKNDPEFAKKLAANADFYVNDAFGTAHRAHASTEGVTHYLSPAVGGYLIEKELQYLQSAIEEPQRPLAAIIGGSKVSSKIGVIETLLEKCDKLIIGGGMIFTFYKARGLSVGKSLVEEDKLELAKSLEAKAKEKGVTFLLPTDIVSADKFAPDANATTVSIENIPADGMGLDIGPDSVKVFQAALADCKTVIWNGPMGVFEFDKFAVGTEAIAHTLAEIGKTGTTTIIGGGDSVAAVEKVGLADQMSHISTGGGASLELLEGKVLPGIAALNDA is encoded by the coding sequence GTGTCCAAAAAAACTTTAGCAAGTTTATCTGCGGCCGATATTTCCGGTAAACGCGCCTTTGTGCGGGTTGATTTTAACGTACCTGTGGATGACCAAGGTAACATCACAGATGATACCCGCATTCGCGCTGCTCTACCAACTATTCAAGATTTAACGCAGAAGGGTGCTAAGGTCATTCTAGCAAGCCATTTTGGTCGTCCCAAAGGTGTGGACGACAAACTGCGCCTAACCCCGGTTGCAAAGCGTCTGTCTGAGTTGTTGGGTCAAGAAGTTGTCAAAACTGATGACTGTATTGGCGATGATGTAGCTGCGAAAGTAGCTGCTTTACAAAATGGTCAAGTGCTGCTGCTTGAAAACGTCCGTTTTTATAAAGAAGAAGAAAAAAACGATCCAGAATTTGCTAAAAAACTGGCAGCTAATGCCGATTTTTATGTCAATGATGCTTTCGGGACAGCACACCGCGCCCATGCTTCCACTGAAGGTGTGACTCATTATTTGAGTCCTGCTGTTGGTGGTTATTTGATTGAAAAGGAATTGCAGTATCTGCAAAGCGCAATCGAAGAACCCCAACGTCCTTTAGCGGCGATTATTGGTGGTTCTAAGGTTTCTAGCAAAATTGGTGTGATTGAAACCCTGCTAGAGAAGTGCGACAAACTCATCATCGGCGGGGGGATGATTTTCACCTTTTATAAAGCCCGTGGTTTGAGTGTTGGTAAGTCTTTGGTAGAAGAAGACAAGCTAGAACTAGCGAAGTCTTTAGAAGCTAAAGCCAAAGAAAAAGGTGTTACCTTCTTGTTACCTACCGATATCGTATCTGCTGATAAATTTGCTCCCGATGCCAATGCTACCACCGTCAGCATTGAAAATATTCCTGCTGATGGCATGGGTTTGGATATCGGCCCTGACTCTGTAAAAGTTTTCCAAGCAGCTTTAGCTGATTGCAAAACCGTAATTTGGAACGGGCCTATGGGTGTATTTGAGTTTGATAAGTTTGCTGTAGGTACAGAAGCGATCGCTCACACTCTAGCAGAAATCGGTAAAACCGGTACAACCACCATCATCGGTGGCGGTGACTCTGTAGCGGCTGTAGAAAAGGTAGGTTTGGCTGATCAAATGAGCCATATCTCTACCGGTGGCGGTGCTAGCTTAGAATTACTCGAAGGTAAAGTATTACCCGGTATCGCTGCTTTAAACGATGCGTAA
- a CDS encoding universal stress protein produces MFKTVLFPIDQSREAREAADVVANVVKQYGSRLVLLSVVEEPATDEAKADPMVSPEAVAKLLADAQALFSGQGIPSETIERQGKPAFTICDVADEIGANLIIMGCRGLGLTDEGATDSVTTRVVNLSPCPVLIVP; encoded by the coding sequence ATGTTCAAGACAGTATTATTTCCAATTGATCAAAGTCGGGAAGCACGGGAAGCTGCTGATGTTGTGGCTAATGTTGTGAAGCAATATGGTAGTCGCCTAGTGCTGTTGTCTGTGGTAGAAGAACCAGCCACAGATGAAGCAAAAGCTGACCCAATGGTGTCACCGGAAGCGGTGGCAAAACTGTTGGCTGATGCTCAAGCTTTATTTTCTGGGCAAGGGATTCCATCGGAAACTATAGAAAGACAAGGTAAGCCAGCCTTTACTATCTGTGATGTTGCAGATGAAATTGGGGCTAACTTAATCATTATGGGCTGTCGGGGTCTAGGTTTAACTGATGAGGGTGCAACGGATAGTGTAACTACTCGCGTGGTTAACCTTTCGCCTTGTCCTGTGTTGATTGTGCCTTGA
- a CDS encoding transposase translates to MSVFLAELLGKKENTVRQQLREWLRDGEDKTKAKTGRATLDVTLCFRPLLLWILSLWPESEKRLALAADATTLSDRFTVLAISVVYRGCGIPIAWKIVEATKPGSWKPHWQKLFNDISETIPADWFVIVTTDRGLYADWLYQQIQSLGWHPFMRINQIGQFKPQGMESWQPINTLVTEVGQSFSGLVTCFKTNSVKCTLLARHDEGYADPWLILTDLPPEIADACWYTMRCWIECLFKDGKRGGFCWHRTKITHPKRAERHWLAMAVATLWQVSVGGEVDANLPISSLDELPPTHVARRNFKHSVVHRCLSCFRRGFLVIKAAVLNREPLPIGSFFPQPWPNLTPQLHVLKITLSTA, encoded by the coding sequence GTGTCAGTATTTTTAGCAGAGCTATTGGGGAAAAAAGAAAATACAGTACGTCAGCAACTTAGAGAATGGTTAAGAGACGGGGAAGATAAAACAAAAGCAAAAACAGGACGGGCAACACTAGATGTAACATTGTGTTTTAGACCATTGTTGTTATGGATTCTGAGCTTGTGGCCAGAATCGGAAAAACGTCTAGCATTAGCTGCGGATGCCACAACATTGAGTGATAGATTTACAGTGTTAGCGATTAGTGTTGTTTATCGAGGTTGCGGAATCCCGATTGCTTGGAAAATAGTGGAGGCAACTAAACCAGGAAGTTGGAAACCACACTGGCAAAAACTCTTTAACGACATCAGTGAGACTATACCAGCTGATTGGTTTGTCATAGTGACAACAGACCGTGGACTTTATGCTGACTGGCTATATCAACAAATTCAATCCCTCGGTTGGCATCCATTTATGCGAATTAACCAAATTGGACAGTTCAAACCACAAGGAATGGAATCTTGGCAACCCATAAATACTCTTGTCACAGAAGTTGGTCAGTCGTTCTCTGGTTTAGTTACTTGTTTCAAAACTAACTCTGTCAAATGTACTTTGTTAGCTCGTCATGACGAGGGTTATGCTGACCCTTGGTTAATTCTCACCGATTTACCACCGGAAATTGCGGATGCTTGCTGGTATACCATGCGCTGTTGGATTGAGTGTCTGTTTAAAGATGGTAAACGCGGCGGTTTTTGTTGGCATCGTACCAAGATTACTCACCCCAAACGCGCCGAGAGACATTGGTTAGCGATGGCTGTTGCTACTCTGTGGCAAGTTAGCGTTGGTGGAGAAGTTGATGCCAATCTACCCATTAGTAGTCTAGATGAGCTCCCACCCACTCATGTTGCTCGACGCAATTTCAAACATAGTGTTGTCCATCGTTGCTTGAGTTGTTTTCGCCGTGGATTTTTAGTCATTAAGGCTGCTGTTCTCAATCGAGAGCCATTACCTATCGGTAGCTTTTTCCCTCAGCCTTGGCCTAACTTGACTCCACAACTTCATGTCTTGAAAATCACTCTCTCTACTGCCTGA
- the infC gene encoding translation initiation factor IF-3 — MRETVIAIQKQLINSQIKSTQVFLIDHENNNRGLTDTREALQLAESLELDLVVVSEGKDAPVAKIVNFGKLQYQKKKRQGRSAKPTVKEVRLRPNVGVADYNLRIEQAVGWLKKGDSVKFVIRLRGREHQYREQAAELLEKIVTALAQVGKVQSLDKRSLVAQVVPA, encoded by the coding sequence TTGAGAGAAACCGTTATCGCAATCCAAAAGCAACTAATTAACTCACAAATTAAGTCAACTCAAGTCTTCTTGATTGACCATGAAAATAATAACCGAGGACTCACAGATACACGTGAAGCCTTACAGCTAGCAGAGAGTTTAGAACTTGACCTAGTCGTAGTTTCCGAAGGCAAAGATGCTCCAGTTGCCAAGATTGTCAACTTTGGTAAACTTCAGTATCAAAAGAAAAAGCGTCAGGGACGCAGTGCTAAACCCACAGTCAAGGAAGTCCGGCTTCGTCCAAACGTAGGTGTGGCTGATTACAACTTACGCATCGAACAAGCCGTTGGATGGTTGAAAAAAGGTGATTCAGTCAAGTTTGTGATTCGTTTACGGGGTAGAGAACACCAATATCGTGAACAAGCGGCAGAATTATTAGAGAAAATTGTTACTGCTTTAGCTCAAGTTGGTAAAGTCCAGTCGCTGGATAAACGTTCACTAGTCGCTCAAGTCGTTCCCGCTTAG
- a CDS encoding alkaline phosphatase → MEFMNSDRLLKRRNFLLGASFFTGLAVTSQLQPVMARGRFSDYPFKLGVASGDPLPDSVVLWTRLAPQPVNGGGMPPVNVPVRWQIARDENMKQVVQRGTVLATPQLGHSVHIDVRGLEPNRWYWYQFAVGSEVSPIGRTRTAPAIYSSIYQLNFAFASCQDWQNGFYTAYKHMAQEDLDLVVHLGDYIYEYGPQAGAPRQHIGPEIITLADYRNRYALYRTDANLQAVHANFPWIVTWDDHEVDNNYANLIPEDNQTPAAFEQRRANAYQAYYEHMPLRLSSLPKGASMQLYRRFTFGDLAEFNVLDTRQYRTDQPCNDGLKPLCAAALDPNATLTGAAQESWLFQGLDKSQARWNVIAQQVILSQFDFNPSPTVQLFNVDQWDGYVAARQRLLNFLEQRQPSNPVVITGDIHSSWVFDLKADFNNPLSATVGTEFVGTSITSDFPTSFIAPVQAAVPANPHTKFFDGANRGYVRCKLTRNNWQSDYRAVSSILDQNATVSTLASFVVENGKPGAQKV, encoded by the coding sequence ATGGAATTTATGAATAGCGATCGCCTACTCAAACGGCGTAATTTTTTACTAGGTGCAAGTTTCTTTACAGGGTTAGCGGTAACTAGCCAATTACAGCCTGTCATGGCGCGGGGAAGATTTTCTGACTATCCCTTCAAGTTAGGTGTTGCTTCTGGTGATCCTTTACCCGATAGCGTAGTTTTATGGACTCGTCTCGCACCACAACCCGTAAATGGCGGCGGAATGCCACCTGTAAACGTACCTGTGCGTTGGCAAATTGCACGAGACGAAAACATGAAACAGGTGGTACAAAGAGGCACAGTTTTAGCAACACCACAACTCGGTCATTCTGTCCACATTGATGTGCGGGGGTTAGAACCTAACCGTTGGTACTGGTATCAATTTGCAGTGGGTAGCGAAGTCAGTCCCATCGGTCGCACCCGCACAGCACCCGCCATCTATAGTTCCATTTACCAACTCAACTTTGCCTTTGCTTCTTGCCAAGACTGGCAAAACGGCTTCTATACAGCCTATAAACACATGGCGCAGGAAGACCTAGATTTAGTTGTGCATCTAGGTGATTACATCTATGAATACGGCCCACAAGCTGGCGCACCAAGGCAACACATCGGCCCCGAAATCATCACCCTAGCTGACTACCGCAACCGTTATGCTTTGTACAGAACCGACGCAAACTTACAAGCAGTTCATGCCAATTTCCCTTGGATAGTCACTTGGGATGACCATGAAGTAGATAACAACTACGCCAACTTAATCCCCGAAGATAACCAAACACCAGCAGCCTTTGAACAGCGACGAGCCAATGCTTATCAAGCTTATTATGAGCATATGCCATTGCGCCTATCTTCGCTACCAAAGGGAGCTAGTATGCAGCTGTATCGGCGGTTTACCTTTGGTGATTTAGCCGAGTTTAACGTTTTAGATACCCGCCAGTACCGCACAGACCAACCCTGTAACGATGGACTCAAACCCCTATGTGCCGCAGCCTTAGATCCCAATGCCACACTCACAGGCGCAGCACAAGAAAGCTGGTTATTCCAAGGACTAGACAAATCACAAGCACGCTGGAATGTTATCGCCCAGCAAGTAATATTATCTCAGTTTGATTTTAACCCCAGTCCTACAGTACAACTATTTAACGTTGACCAATGGGATGGTTACGTAGCAGCTCGTCAACGGTTGTTAAACTTCTTAGAACAACGCCAACCATCCAACCCCGTAGTCATTACTGGTGATATCCATTCTAGTTGGGTATTTGATTTAAAAGCTGATTTTAATAATCCCCTGTCAGCAACAGTAGGTACTGAATTTGTCGGTACTTCCATCACTTCCGATTTTCCCACAAGTTTTATTGCCCCAGTACAAGCCGCAGTTCCTGCTAATCCCCATACAAAATTCTTTGATGGTGCTAATCGTGGTTATGTGCGGTGTAAATTGACCAGAAATAATTGGCAAAGTGATTATCGCGCTGTTTCTAGTATTCTTGACCAGAATGCTACTGTGAGTACCTTAGCGTCCTTTGTGGTAGAAAACGGCAAACCAGGCGCGCAAAAAGTTTAA
- a CDS encoding amino acid adenylation domain-containing protein: MQITPINPNATYRDYNLSQGLHELFTAQAERTPNAIAVTFKNQQLTYQELNFRANQLAHYLQKLGVKPETLVGVCLERSLEMVVSLLGILKAGGAYVPIDPEYPQERIAYMLEDSQIKVLLTQEKLVNTIPENQSQTIYIDTEWEKISTQPNTNPQSDIQPDNLAYVIYTSGSTGKPKGAMNTHKGICNRLLWMQETYQINSTDSVLQKTPFSFDVSVWEFFWTLLTGARLVMAQPGGHRDSNYLINIIIQEQITTLHFVPSMLQIFLASRGVEKCTSIRRVICSGEALPVDLQNRFFEQFNCELHNLYGPTEAAIDVTFWQCQKHSNLKTVPIGRPIANTQIYILDEDLRPVDIGVVGEIYIGGVGVARGYWNRPELTQEKFISNPFRSSKSTSECLYKTGDLGRYLPDGNIEYVGRVDYQVKIRGYRIEIGEIENVLALHLEVREAVIIARSDRNLEKQLVAYITYNSEKPKIQHLRDFLKAKLPDFMIPAAFVTLEALPLTPSGKVDRKALPKPDISHFLESSDFIAPRNQVESQLTAIWSEILNLPQIGVTDNFFALGGDSLKALHLIAKIEEHFQKEIPLATLLKNPIITDLATVIQNKHGQIHNSPLVPIQPQGTNQPFFCIHPAGGHVLCYFKLAHYIGNEHPFYGLQAQGFYGDEEPLTKVEDMASLYVKTIREFQTQGPYQLGGWSFGGVVAYEVAQQLKRQGQEVSLLAILDSYVPILLDKQKPIDDVYLVGVLSRVFGGMFGQDNLVTPAEIEHLALEKKINYIIDKARKAKIFPPGVERQNNRRILDVLVGTLKATYTYQRQPYPGKVTVFRAREKHIMAPDPTLVWVELFSVMAAEEINIIDVSGNHYSFVLEPHVQVLAQRLKTCLN; this comes from the coding sequence ATGCAAATCACACCCATAAATCCCAACGCCACATACAGAGATTACAACCTATCTCAAGGCTTACACGAACTATTTACAGCACAAGCAGAACGCACCCCCAACGCCATAGCCGTCACCTTTAAAAACCAACAATTAACATATCAAGAATTAAATTTTAGAGCCAATCAACTAGCACATTATCTACAAAAACTAGGCGTTAAACCAGAAACATTAGTAGGTGTTTGTCTAGAACGTTCCTTAGAAATGGTAGTGAGTTTATTGGGAATTCTTAAAGCGGGTGGTGCTTACGTACCTATTGACCCAGAATATCCCCAAGAACGCATAGCTTATATGCTAGAAGATTCTCAGATCAAGGTATTACTAACCCAAGAAAAGTTAGTGAATACAATCCCAGAAAATCAATCTCAAACTATTTATATAGATACAGAATGGGAGAAAATTTCTACCCAACCAAATACTAATCCTCAAAGTGATATACAACCAGATAATCTAGCTTATGTTATCTACACATCTGGTTCTACCGGTAAACCCAAGGGTGCAATGAACACCCATAAAGGTATATGTAATCGCTTGCTATGGATGCAAGAAACCTATCAAATCAATTCTACAGATAGTGTTTTACAAAAAACTCCTTTTAGCTTTGATGTTTCCGTCTGGGAATTTTTCTGGACTTTATTAACTGGTGCGCGGTTGGTCATGGCTCAACCTGGGGGACATCGAGATAGTAATTATCTAATTAATATTATTATTCAAGAGCAAATTACGACTTTGCATTTTGTCCCTTCCATGCTGCAAATATTTTTAGCTAGTCGTGGTGTGGAAAAATGTACTTCCATTAGAAGAGTAATTTGTAGTGGTGAAGCTTTACCTGTAGATTTACAAAATCGCTTTTTTGAGCAGTTTAATTGTGAATTACATAATCTCTATGGCCCTACTGAAGCAGCTATTGATGTCACTTTTTGGCAGTGTCAAAAACACAGTAATTTAAAAACTGTACCTATCGGTCGTCCCATTGCTAACACGCAAATTTACATTCTTGATGAAGATTTACGACCTGTTGATATTGGCGTTGTGGGGGAAATTTACATCGGTGGTGTAGGTGTGGCGCGTGGTTATTGGAATCGTCCCGAATTAACTCAGGAAAAATTTATTTCCAACCCATTTAGAAGTAGTAAATCTACATCAGAATGTCTGTATAAAACTGGCGACTTAGGGCGTTATTTACCTGATGGTAATATTGAATATGTAGGCAGAGTAGATTACCAAGTCAAAATTCGCGGCTATCGCATTGAAATTGGCGAGATTGAAAATGTCTTGGCTTTACATCTAGAAGTGAGAGAAGCTGTGATTATCGCACGTAGCGATCGCAATTTAGAAAAACAACTCGTCGCCTATATTACCTACAACTCAGAAAAACCCAAAATTCAGCATCTGCGTGATTTTCTCAAAGCCAAATTACCAGATTTTATGATTCCCGCCGCTTTTGTAACGCTGGAAGCTTTACCCCTCACTCCTAGTGGTAAGGTAGACAGAAAAGCTTTACCCAAACCGGATATTTCTCACTTTTTAGAAAGCAGTGATTTTATCGCTCCTCGCAATCAAGTAGAATCACAATTGACGGCAATTTGGTCGGAGATTTTAAATTTGCCACAAATTGGGGTAACAGATAACTTTTTTGCTCTCGGTGGTGATTCCCTCAAAGCATTACATTTAATTGCCAAAATCGAGGAACATTTCCAAAAAGAAATTCCTTTAGCAACACTATTAAAAAATCCAATTATCACAGATTTAGCTACAGTAATTCAAAATAAACATGGCCAAATTCATAATTCCCCTTTAGTTCCCATTCAACCACAAGGAACTAATCAGCCTTTCTTTTGTATTCATCCCGCCGGTGGTCATGTCCTCTGCTATTTTAAATTAGCTCATTACATTGGTAACGAACACCCATTTTATGGCTTACAAGCTCAAGGTTTTTATGGGGATGAAGAACCTTTAACTAAAGTGGAAGACATGGCTAGCCTCTATGTCAAAACTATCCGAGAATTTCAAACCCAAGGGCCTTATCAATTAGGTGGGTGGTCATTTGGCGGAGTTGTCGCCTATGAGGTAGCACAGCAACTAAAAAGACAAGGACAGGAAGTTTCTTTGTTAGCTATCCTTGACTCTTATGTTCCCATTTTATTAGATAAACAAAAACCCATTGATGATGTTTATTTAGTGGGTGTGCTTTCTAGAGTATTTGGGGGAATGTTTGGTCAAGATAATTTAGTTACGCCAGCAGAAATTGAGCATTTAGCCTTAGAGAAAAAAATTAACTACATCATCGATAAAGCTAGAAAAGCTAAAATCTTTCCGCCTGGTGTAGAACGTCAAAATAATCGCCGCATTTTAGATGTATTGGTAGGGACTTTAAAAGCTACTTACACCTATCAAAGACAACCGTATCCTGGCAAAGTCACTGTTTTTCGTGCTAGAGAAAAACATATTATGGCTCCTGACCCGACCTTAGTTTGGGTAGAGTTATTTTCTGTGATGGCAGCAGAGGAAATCAATATTATTGATGTGTCGGGAAATCATTACTCGTTTGTGTTAGAACCTCATGTACAAGTGTTGGCACAACGTTTAAAAACTTGCCTGAATTAA
- a CDS encoding ATP-grasp domain-containing protein, with amino-acid sequence MAQSISFDSSPATPSLGLETKIAAIIQNILTLTLLLLALPINTAIVFIYLVVGAIFRPQTSKTSNPKNILISGGKMTKSLQLARSFHAPGHRVVLVETHKYWLTGHRFSQAVDKFYTTPAPQKDPEAYIQALEEIVKRENIDVYIPVTSPVGSYYDSLAKPKLSPHCEVLHFDAEITQMLDDKFAMAEKARSLGLSVPKSFKITSSEQVINFDFSGETRKYILKSIPYDSVRRLDLTKLPCATPEETAAFVRNLPISPEKPWIMQEFIPGKEFCTHSTVRDGEIKLHCCCESSAFQVNYENVENPQILEWVKHFVKELKLTGQISFDFIQTEDGQVYAIECNPRTHSAITAFYNHPLVAEAYIGSVTETLQPLSTSKPTYWTYHEVWRLTGIRSFTQLKTWLHNIWRGTDAILKLDDPLPFLMVHHWQIPLLLLNNLRQLKGWTRIDFNIGKLVELGGD; translated from the coding sequence ATGGCACAATCTATTTCATTCGACTCCTCACCTGCTACACCGTCTTTAGGTTTAGAGACGAAAATAGCCGCAATTATCCAAAACATACTGACTTTGACTTTGCTATTATTAGCACTGCCAATTAATACTGCGATCGTTTTTATATATTTGGTTGTGGGTGCGATTTTTCGTCCCCAAACCAGCAAAACCAGCAACCCCAAAAATATCCTGATCAGTGGCGGAAAAATGACCAAATCTTTGCAACTAGCAAGGTCATTCCATGCGCCTGGACATCGGGTAGTATTGGTAGAAACCCATAAATATTGGTTAACTGGTCATCGATTTTCCCAAGCGGTAGATAAATTTTACACAACTCCCGCACCTCAAAAAGACCCAGAAGCCTACATCCAGGCTTTAGAGGAGATAGTCAAACGGGAAAACATCGATGTATATATCCCCGTTACCAGTCCCGTGGGGAGTTATTACGACTCCCTCGCCAAGCCAAAATTATCTCCCCATTGCGAAGTATTGCATTTTGATGCAGAGATCACCCAAATGCTGGATGATAAATTTGCAATGGCAGAAAAAGCGCGATCGCTTGGCTTATCTGTACCCAAATCCTTTAAAATTACCTCTAGCGAACAAGTCATTAACTTTGACTTTTCCGGTGAGACTCGCAAATACATCCTCAAAAGCATTCCCTACGACTCAGTGAGACGTTTGGACTTAACCAAACTTCCCTGCGCCACACCAGAGGAAACAGCAGCTTTTGTGAGAAATTTACCCATAAGTCCTGAAAAACCGTGGATTATGCAAGAATTTATTCCTGGGAAAGAATTCTGCACCCACAGCACAGTCAGAGATGGAGAAATCAAACTACACTGCTGTTGTGAATCATCAGCCTTTCAAGTCAACTATGAGAACGTAGAAAACCCGCAAATCTTGGAATGGGTGAAACACTTCGTCAAAGAACTCAAACTTACAGGACAGATTTCCTTTGACTTCATCCAAACAGAAGACGGACAAGTATACGCCATCGAGTGTAACCCCCGCACACATTCCGCCATTACCGCCTTTTACAACCACCCCTTAGTTGCAGAAGCTTACATTGGTTCTGTAACCGAAACCTTACAGCCATTATCAACAAGTAAACCAACCTATTGGACTTATCACGAAGTTTGGCGGTTAACGGGAATTCGTTCCTTCACTCAATTGAAGACATGGTTACACAACATTTGGCGCGGGACAGACGCAATTTTAAAACTAGATGACCCCCTACCATTCTTGATGGTACATCACTGGCAAATTCCTCTGCTGTTATTGAACAATCTCCGCCAACTCAAAGGCTGGACAAGGATAGATTTCAATATCGGTAAATTAGTCGAATTAGGGGGAGATTAA
- a CDS encoding O-methyltransferase — protein MTNLIDIPTARPVTPLGILTKKLEAVVKQANQHQDLSAELVAEITQAWELAAGIDPYLEECTTPESEALAALAKITAKESWGEHFTVGATVRPLEQEMLSGHIEGQTLKMFVHMTKARRVLEIGMFTGYSALAMAEALPEDGVLVACEVDPYAAEVAQQAFNESPHGGKIRVELGAALATLEKLATAGETFDLVFIDADKKEYTAYLEILLDTNLLAPQGFICVDNTLLQGEVYLPPAKRSANGQAIADFNRVVALDTRVEQVLLPLRDGLTIIRRV, from the coding sequence ATGACGAATTTGATAGACATACCGACAGCTAGACCTGTCACACCTTTGGGAATCTTAACTAAGAAGTTAGAGGCTGTTGTCAAACAAGCTAACCAGCATCAAGATTTATCTGCTGAGTTGGTAGCAGAGATTACCCAAGCTTGGGAATTAGCAGCAGGTATTGACCCTTATCTAGAGGAATGTACTACCCCAGAATCAGAGGCTTTAGCAGCACTCGCCAAGATAACTGCAAAAGAGTCTTGGGGTGAGCATTTTACAGTCGGTGCGACGGTGCGTCCTCTAGAACAGGAAATGCTTTCTGGTCATATTGAAGGACAAACTTTAAAGATGTTTGTTCATATGACCAAAGCGCGGAGAGTGCTGGAAATTGGGATGTTCACGGGTTATTCAGCCTTAGCAATGGCGGAAGCTTTACCAGAGGATGGGGTATTGGTGGCTTGTGAAGTAGATCCTTATGCGGCGGAAGTTGCACAGCAGGCTTTTAACGAATCTCCTCACGGGGGAAAGATACGTGTAGAATTAGGCGCAGCTTTAGCAACTCTAGAGAAATTAGCCACGGCTGGGGAAACCTTTGATTTGGTATTTATTGATGCCGATAAAAAAGAGTACACAGCTTATCTAGAAATACTGCTAGATACCAATTTGTTAGCACCACAAGGCTTTATTTGTGTTGATAACACACTCCTACAGGGAGAAGTGTATTTACCTCCCGCTAAACGTAGTGCTAACGGTCAAGCTATTGCTGACTTTAATCGCGTCGTAGCTTTAGATACTCGTGTCGAACAGGTTTTACTTCCCCTGCGCGATGGTTTGACGATTATCCGCCGAGTGTAA
- a CDS encoding sedoheptulose 7-phosphate cyclase, translating into MSIVQSKLEATNTAFHVEGYEKIAYDLVYVDGVFQLKNSELADIYKDFGRCLAVVDANVSRLYSKQIEKYFQYHGIDLTLVPITITEPNKTIQTFEQVIDIFADFKLVRKEPVLVVGGGLVTDVVGFACSTYRRSSNYIRIPTTLIGLIDASVAIKVAVNHKKLKNRLGAYHASRKVFLDFSLLGTLPTDQVRNGMAELVKIAVVAHKEVFELLEKYGEDLLHTHFGNLDATPEIKEVAHQVTYKAIKKMLELEVPNLHELDLDRVIAYGHTWSPTLELAPHIPMFHGHAVNIDMALSATIAARRGYITIQERDRILGLMSRIGLALDHPLLDEELLWRATESITLTRDGLLRAAMPRPIGECFFVNDFTKAEAAAALAEHKELCSQYPRGGEGVDMYPLSSQKELVRSVIGK; encoded by the coding sequence ATGAGCATAGTTCAAAGTAAACTTGAAGCTACAAACACAGCTTTTCATGTAGAAGGCTATGAAAAAATTGCATATGATTTAGTTTATGTAGATGGAGTTTTTCAACTAAAAAACTCTGAATTGGCAGACATATACAAGGATTTTGGACGCTGTTTAGCTGTGGTAGATGCTAATGTTAGTCGTCTCTACAGTAAACAGATAGAAAAATATTTTCAGTATCACGGTATTGACTTAACCCTTGTTCCCATCACTATTACCGAACCCAATAAAACCATTCAAACTTTTGAGCAAGTGATTGATATCTTTGCAGATTTCAAATTAGTCCGCAAAGAACCAGTATTAGTAGTAGGTGGCGGTTTAGTAACGGATGTCGTCGGTTTTGCTTGTTCTACATACCGCCGTAGTAGTAACTACATCCGTATTCCTACCACCTTAATTGGCTTAATTGATGCTAGTGTGGCGATTAAAGTCGCAGTCAACCATAAAAAGTTGAAAAACCGCCTGGGTGCGTATCATGCTTCCCGCAAAGTTTTCTTAGACTTTTCCTTACTGGGTACTTTACCAACAGACCAAGTACGTAACGGAATGGCGGAGTTAGTCAAAATTGCTGTAGTAGCGCACAAAGAAGTATTTGAGTTGTTGGAGAAGTACGGCGAAGACTTACTACATACTCATTTCGGTAATCTTGACGCTACACCAGAAATCAAAGAAGTAGCGCATCAAGTGACCTACAAAGCCATCAAAAAGATGTTGGAATTAGAAGTTCCCAACCTCCACGAGTTAGACCTAGATAGGGTAATTGCTTATGGTCACACCTGGAGTCCTACCTTGGAACTCGCGCCACATATCCCCATGTTCCACGGTCATGCTGTGAATATTGATATGGCTTTGTCAGCTACTATTGCTGCGCGCAGAGGCTACATTACAATTCAAGAGCGTGATCGCATTTTAGGATTGATGAGTCGTATAGGTCTAGCACTAGACCATCCCCTCTTGGATGAAGAGTTATTATGGCGTGCTACTGAGTCTATCACCTTAACTAGAGACGGTTTATTGAGAGCCGCCATGCCAAGACCTATCGGGGAATGTTTCTTTGTCAATGATTTTACCAAAGCCGAAGCAGCAGCAGCTTTAGCAGAACATAAAGAACTTTGCAGTCAGTATCCCCGTGGTGGCGAAGGTGTAGATATGTATCCTCTCAGCAGTCAGAAGGAACTAGTAAGGAGTGTGATAGGAAAGTGA